A genomic window from Salvelinus namaycush isolate Seneca chromosome 5, SaNama_1.0, whole genome shotgun sequence includes:
- the LOC120048591 gene encoding complement C1r-A subcomponent-like, producing MDWTPPFIWLLCVSVCECWRLARSLPALHGVVQSPQFPQPYPAALSQQWDLSVPEGYQLQLSFTHLDIEPSADCYYDSLTVLYDKKVLAKFCGQENSADGHHPGNRPLLSPGNRLTLVLQTDDTNPEPHQHLGFSAHYQAKDIDECSAPDPEDGSGPLCSQLCHNTLGSYMCSCRHGYELRPDQRTCVLSCGGGIFDEPEGTLSSPGYPDPSPHGLACQYVISVEPGFIVTLNFTDSFHIEHIGTQNGPSCLYHWLQVSIPDKEPQKLCGVKSPGLMATNSYTVQLDYHTDWAGLSQGWSLHYTTQRVQCASPSSITNGRVTPNFPQYYYRDYIQVRCDPGYKLMMDGREIKSYASMCQKNGQWHLSLPECHIIDCGEPKALLNGGLRFISGSQNQHLSVIQYHCNEPFYSLLGGATVSYTCAADRTWRDNLDTPVIPSCIPVCGQPTVSISGFQRIMGGDKAPDKTIPWQVMLSVDGGRGGAMVIGDHWIMTAAHNLVHQGKLVLKEKLRVFLGDNDAEKLAKLTPLGVASLHPHPEYKNPDNANYNHDIALIKLQQPLTFHAAIMPLCLPPENAAYKSGQIGMVSGFGIKEDDIIANDLRYIRLPVVDGDACQDSVNKANAAMPTETIPVLTDNMFCAGVPEGGKDSCMGDSGGAYVFRNSSTNLFWAAGIVSWGVGCGQTGRYGVYTRVAKYISWINKTMEDNK from the exons ATGGACTGGACCCCTCCGTTCATCTG gctgctgtgtgtgtctgtgtgtgagtgttggCGGTTGGCCCGGTCCCTGCCAGCCCTACATGGGGTGGTCCAGTCCCCCCAGTTCCCCCAGCCGTACCCTGCTGCCCTGTCACAACAGTGGGACCTCAGTGTACCTGAGGGCTACCAGCTCCAGCTCAGCTTCACTCATCTGGACATCGAGCCGTCAGCCGACTGCTACTACGACTCACTCACG GTTTTATATGACAAGAAGGTCCTTGCAAAGTTCTGTGGTCAGGAGAATTCTGCTGATGGACATCACCCAGGCAACCGGCCACTCTTGTCTCCAGGCAACAGGCTCACCCTGGTCCTTCAGACAGACGACACGAACCCTGAGCCACACCAGCACCTCGGCTTCTCTGCCCATTATCAGGCCAAAG ACATAGATGAGTGTTCAGCTCCAGACCCTGAGGATGGTTCTGGTCCACTCTGCTCCCAGCTCTGCCACAACACCCTGGGCTCCTACATGTGCTCCTGTCGCCATGGCTACGAGCTCCGCCCTGACCAGCGCACCTGTGTCT tgtCCTGTGGTGGGGGTATATTTGATGAACCAGAGGGGACTCTGTCCAGCCCAGGCTACCCTGACCCATCACCCCACGGCCTGGCCTGTCAGTATGTCATCTCTGTGGAGCCTGGGTTCATCGTCACCCTCAACTTCACTGACAGCTTCCACATAGAGCACATAGGCACCCAGAATGGACCCAGCTGCCTCTACCACTGGTTACAG GTGTCCATCCCCGACAAGGAACCCCAGAAGCTGTGTGGAGTGAAGAGTCCTGGACTAATGGCCACTAACTCTTACACTGTCCAGCTAGACTACCACACTGACTGGGCTGGTCTGAGCCAGGGCTGGAGCCTGCACTACACTActcaga GGGTGCAGTGTGCTTCACCCAGTTCTATCACCAATGGAAGAGTCACCCCAAACTTTCCCCAGTACTATTACAGAGACTACATCCAAGTCCGCTGTGACCCTGGCTACAAACTAATGATG gatggCAGAGAGATCAAGAGCTATGCCTCCATGTGTCAAAAGAATGGACAGTGGCACCTCTCCCTCCCTGAGTGCCACA TAATTGACTGTGGGGAACCTAAAGCATTGTTGAATGGAGGCCTAAGGTTCATATCTGGCTCTCAGAACCAGCATCTCTCCGTCATTCAGTACCACTGCAATGAACCTTTCTACTCACTCCTTGGAGGAGCAACTG tGAGCTACACTTGTGCAGCAGATAGAACATGGAGAGACAACCTTGACACCCCTGTCATTCCCTCATGTATCCCAG TCTGTGGTCAGCCCACAGTGTCCATCTCAGGCTTTCAGAGGATCATGGGGGGAGACAAAGCCCCAGACAAAACCATCCCCTGGCAGGTGATGCTCAGTGTGGACGGAGGCAGAGGAGGGGCCATGGTGATCGGGGACCACTGGATCATGACTGCAGCTCATAACCTGGTGCATCAGGGCAAACTTGTGCTAAAGGAGAAACTTCGG GTTTTTTTGGGAGACAATGATGCAGAAAAACTAGCAAAGCTCACTCCTCTTGGTGTcgcctctctccacccccacccTGAATACAAAAACCCAGACAATGCAAACTACAATCATGACATCGCCCTGATAAAACTCCAACAACCACTCACATTCCACGCTGCCATCATGCCGTTGTGTCTGCCACCAGAGAACGCTGCATACAAAAGTGGCCAGATTGG TATGGTGTCAGGCTTTGGCATCAAAGAAGATGATATCATTGCCAACGATCTCAGGTACATACGCCTACCAGTAGTGGACGGGGATGCGTGCCAAGACTCTGTCAACAAAGCAAACGCAGCAATGCCAACAGAGACGATCCCTGTTCTGACAGACAACATGTTCTGTGCCGGAGTACCTGAGGGGGGCAAGGACTCCTGTATGGGGGACAGTGGAGGGGCGTATGTCTTTAGGAATAGTAGTACTAACCTGTTTTGGGCTGCAGGTATTGTCAGTTGGGGTGTGGGTTGTGGGCAGACTGGTAGATATGGAGTGTACACCCGTGTGGCTAAATACATTAGCTGGATCAACAAAACCATGGAGGACAATAAGTAA